One genomic window of Actinoalloteichus hoggarensis includes the following:
- a CDS encoding TetR/AcrR family transcriptional regulator produces MSQRDDLLAGAKKCLAEKGYSATTARDIAAASGAHLGSIGYHFGSKDALMNAAVLSASSEWGDRVEAAVRAADAEEPAHRFATLMAQVFAAIPGERDLLVASVQAFAQADFDESLRAALAEGFREGRAAFASMTLGKAADEIDDRLGAGLGSVVYSLVTGYIVQSLIDPDSMPPVEDVVAGIRALLPEPAGGDAGGTDEP; encoded by the coding sequence ATGAGCCAGCGAGACGATCTCTTGGCGGGCGCGAAGAAGTGCCTCGCCGAGAAGGGCTACAGCGCCACCACGGCACGGGACATCGCGGCGGCCTCCGGCGCCCACCTCGGGTCGATCGGCTACCACTTCGGTTCCAAGGACGCGCTGATGAACGCCGCCGTGCTGTCGGCCAGCAGCGAATGGGGCGACCGGGTGGAGGCGGCGGTCCGGGCCGCGGACGCCGAGGAGCCCGCGCACCGCTTCGCCACCCTCATGGCGCAGGTGTTCGCCGCGATCCCCGGCGAGCGCGACCTGCTCGTGGCGAGCGTGCAGGCCTTCGCCCAGGCCGACTTCGACGAATCCCTGCGTGCCGCCCTCGCCGAGGGCTTTCGCGAGGGACGGGCCGCCTTCGCTTCGATGACGCTCGGGAAGGCGGCGGACGAGATCGACGACCGCCTCGGCGCCGGACTGGGCTCCGTCGTCTACTCGCTGGTCACCGGCTACATCGTGCAGAGCCTGATCGACCCGGACTCGATGCCGCCGGTCGAGGACGTCGTCGCGGGCATCCGCGCGCTGCTGCCGGAGCCCGCAGGCGGGGACGCAGGCGGGACGGACGAGCCCTGA